One Elusimicrobiota bacterium genomic region harbors:
- the rpsF gene encoding 30S ribosomal protein S6 has protein sequence MNRYESIFICNPQLAAEQVNDQLEKIKAVIKRGNGEIISVDNWGKRQLAYPLKGYREGCYIYLQLNLPPQLVSELNNYYLVSENILRHLTIRINEKHLKYIIPHPDAVLTLIKEKDKESELGDKSVEAKAEETKKEEEGDGAKAVAVE, from the coding sequence ATGAACAGGTATGAAAGTATTTTTATCTGTAATCCGCAGTTAGCTGCGGAACAGGTGAATGATCAGCTTGAAAAAATTAAGGCTGTGATCAAACGTGGGAATGGTGAGATTATTAGTGTGGATAACTGGGGAAAACGACAGTTGGCGTATCCGCTGAAAGGTTATCGTGAAGGATGTTATATTTATCTTCAGTTAAATTTACCGCCGCAGTTGGTGAGTGAGTTAAACAATTACTATCTGGTAAGCGAAAATATTCTTCGGCATCTTACAATAAGAATTAATGAAAAACATCTTAAGTACATCATACCGCATCCGGATGCGGTATTAACTTTGATTAAAGAGAAAGATAAGGAATCGGAATTGGGTGACAAATCGGTAGAGGCGAAAGCGGAGGAGACTAAGAAGGAGGAAGAGGGAGATGGAGCTAAAGCTGTTGCAGTTGAATAG
- a CDS encoding single-stranded DNA-binding protein codes for MELKLLQLNRVMLSGRLVRDPELKYTTAGTALCKFTVATGRRYKDKEGNWQEQTTFVPTTVWDKQAQFVGETLKKGSPVYVEGSLRTNKWVTKDGQNRSTLELQAVLVRSMAKSESEPAEPVDVSEPLPEDSGSEEVNDTGSDKDNKGKVPF; via the coding sequence ATGGAGCTAAAGCTGTTGCAGTTGAATAGGGTTATGTTGAGCGGCCGGTTGGTAAGGGATCCGGAGTTGAAGTACACTACAGCAGGGACTGCGTTGTGTAAATTTACGGTAGCAACTGGGAGAAGGTATAAGGATAAAGAAGGTAACTGGCAGGAGCAAACAACGTTTGTGCCGACTACTGTGTGGGATAAACAGGCACAGTTCGTTGGTGAGACACTGAAAAAAGGTAGTCCTGTGTATGTAGAGGGGAGCCTTCGGACTAATAAATGGGTAACTAAGGACGGGCAAAACCGGTCAACTTTGGAATTACAGGCTGTGCTGGTACGGTCAATGGCAAAAAGTGAAAGCGAACCGGCAGAACCCGTGGATGTGAGTGAACCGTTGCCAGAAGATAGCGGGAGTGAAGAAGTTAATGATACCGGGAGTGATAAGGATAATAAAGGGAAAGTGCCGTTTTAA